A region from the Flavobacterium enshiense genome encodes:
- the dinB gene encoding DNA polymerase IV: MARAIVHMDLDTFFVSCERKTNSQLIGVPLIIGGGDRGVVASCSYEARVFGVRSAMPVKMALRLCPQAKVMKGDMELYSRLSHEVTEVIKEKAPIVEKASIDEFYLDITGLDKFFGCYKWTDELAQSVTRETGLPISFALSVNKTVSKIGTGEAKQKGNLEIPENRVKQFLNPLSIQKIPMVGDVTFQLLSRIGIRTIQTLSEMPVEVLQRMIGKNGIELWKKANGIDNNPVEPYTERKSISTEHTFVHDTIDVHKLKAVLSGMVEKLAFQLRSEQWLTSTVTVKIRYANFDTETKQCRVQYTSADHILTKTVTDLFDKAYQRRMRLRLIGIRFSGLVRGTYQINMFEDTEEMLSLYQAMDNIKNRFGYDAVMRCAGATFKPNNKAEILKRKL; encoded by the coding sequence ATGGCAAGGGCAATTGTACACATGGATTTAGATACATTTTTCGTATCGTGCGAAAGAAAAACAAACTCCCAATTAATCGGAGTTCCACTGATTATAGGAGGCGGAGACAGAGGTGTTGTGGCTTCCTGTTCGTATGAAGCCCGTGTCTTTGGAGTGCGTTCAGCTATGCCTGTCAAAATGGCCTTACGATTATGCCCTCAGGCCAAAGTAATGAAAGGCGACATGGAATTGTATTCCCGATTATCGCACGAAGTAACCGAAGTCATCAAAGAAAAAGCTCCTATTGTAGAAAAGGCAAGCATCGATGAGTTTTACCTCGACATTACCGGCTTGGACAAGTTTTTCGGCTGCTACAAATGGACGGATGAACTGGCCCAGTCAGTTACCAGGGAAACAGGTTTACCAATAAGCTTTGCGCTATCAGTCAACAAAACGGTTTCTAAAATTGGAACCGGAGAAGCCAAGCAAAAAGGAAATCTCGAAATTCCTGAAAATAGGGTCAAACAATTCTTAAATCCGCTGTCCATCCAAAAAATCCCTATGGTGGGCGATGTGACGTTCCAGTTACTGTCCCGTATCGGAATTCGAACGATTCAGACGCTTTCCGAAATGCCTGTGGAGGTATTACAGCGCATGATCGGTAAAAACGGCATTGAGTTATGGAAAAAAGCCAATGGTATCGATAATAATCCTGTTGAACCATATACGGAACGGAAATCTATTTCAACCGAACATACTTTTGTACACGACACCATCGATGTTCACAAACTCAAAGCGGTGCTTTCCGGCATGGTCGAAAAACTTGCTTTTCAACTGCGGTCAGAACAATGGTTAACATCAACGGTGACGGTCAAAATCCGATACGCCAATTTCGATACCGAAACCAAACAGTGCCGAGTACAATATACTTCGGCCGATCATATCCTGACAAAAACGGTTACCGATCTATTCGATAAAGCCTACCAGCGTCGCATGCGGCTTCGGTTAATCGGAATCCGTTTCAGCGGACTGGTAAGGGGAACGTATCAGATAAACATGTTTGAGGATACCGAGGAAATGCTCTCACTGTATCAGGCTATGGATAACATAAAGAACCGGTTCGGTTATGATGCTGTAATGCGCTGCGCCGGCGCAACTTTCAAACCCAACAATAAGGCAGAAATCTTAAAACGTAAATTATAA
- a CDS encoding XRE family transcriptional regulator gives MSLFSDNIRYLRAEKKISQEKLAESLGITRGRYVKYEDGTSEAPYEILKSISYFYHISIDLLLSVDVRKVPMDELLKLEDNRLLLPITVDKYGESFIEVVPHKAKAGYLTGYADPEFIESLQHISLPFLGSGKFRGFPVEGDSMPPHEDGSIIVGRYVENLGGVVDGKTYIFITKDEGIVYKRLNKNKRNVLVVESDNSFYPPYEVKASDILEIWEYKCNIGLSDRKQEVSETESVKDMFLELKREINELKNR, from the coding sequence ATGTCTTTATTTTCGGACAACATCAGGTATCTTAGAGCAGAAAAGAAGATTTCTCAGGAAAAGCTTGCCGAATCACTGGGTATAACCCGGGGCAGGTACGTTAAATATGAAGACGGGACTTCGGAAGCTCCTTATGAAATATTAAAAAGCATATCTTATTTTTATCATATCAGTATTGATCTGCTACTTTCTGTGGATGTGAGGAAAGTGCCTATGGATGAACTGCTGAAACTGGAAGATAACAGGCTCCTTTTGCCAATTACAGTGGATAAATACGGCGAAAGTTTTATTGAAGTCGTTCCGCATAAAGCAAAAGCTGGTTACCTTACCGGATATGCAGACCCTGAGTTTATAGAAAGCCTGCAACATATTTCCCTGCCTTTTTTAGGTTCGGGAAAATTCAGGGGTTTTCCTGTAGAAGGCGATTCCATGCCGCCCCATGAAGACGGAAGCATAATCGTAGGACGTTATGTTGAGAATTTAGGTGGGGTAGTGGATGGTAAGACCTATATTTTTATTACTAAAGATGAAGGTATAGTCTATAAACGATTGAATAAGAACAAAAGAAACGTGTTGGTGGTTGAATCGGATAACAGCTTTTACCCGCCCTATGAAGTCAAGGCTTCGGACATTCTTGAAATTTGGGAATATAAATGTAATATAGGTCTAAGCGACAGAAAACAGGAGGTCTCAGAAACGGAAAGTGTAAAAGATATGTTCCTGGAATTGAAAAGGGAAATTAATGAATTGAAGAATAGGTGA
- a CDS encoding T9SS type A sorting domain-containing protein gives MKTYFTFLIGLLLSFLSYSQPAIQWQKNYGGSADDYGKSICQASDGGYLISGLTGSNDGDITGFHGDYDCWIAKINSTGTIQWKRTLGGSGLDNINSIQQTLDGGYILAGSTNSSDGDITSNQGGYDCWVIKLNSSGTIVWKKTFGGTGWESVLSIQQTSDGGYIFAGYSGSANGDVASVYAGTNFWVVKLDAAGTILWQKTFGGNGQDYAWSIQQTTDGGYIVAGETNSTDGDITSNVVNYDGWIVKLNANGIMQWQRTLGGDNADSIYCIRQTSDGGFILVGNSYGNIYIHKLNANGIPQWYEIAGGTGADIPYDIQQTVDGGYIVAGVTSSTDGDVTENHGGYDYWIVKFDASGGILWQKTLGGSGDDRAFAIQKISDGGYIIAGMSNSTNGDITEYHGDYDYWIVKLTSEQLATNDFQQENSFIIYHNPISNLATISLSLSQPENVSIHLFDLNGRFIKSLFDGDLDFGKKSIDMNTSHLTSGIYLIQIKIGRHYKTQKLIVR, from the coding sequence ATGAAAACATATTTTACTTTTTTAATCGGATTATTACTTTCTTTTCTTAGTTATTCCCAACCCGCCATACAATGGCAAAAAAACTATGGCGGCTCAGCAGATGATTACGGAAAGAGCATTTGTCAAGCCTCAGACGGTGGTTATCTTATTTCCGGACTGACAGGTTCTAATGATGGTGACATTACAGGATTTCATGGAGATTATGATTGTTGGATTGCAAAAATAAACAGCACCGGAACGATTCAATGGAAAAGAACATTGGGAGGTTCCGGTTTGGACAACATTAACAGCATACAACAAACCTTGGATGGCGGCTATATTCTCGCAGGCTCAACCAATTCATCAGATGGAGATATTACAAGCAATCAGGGAGGTTATGATTGTTGGGTTATAAAATTAAATAGCTCAGGAACCATTGTGTGGAAAAAAACGTTTGGGGGTACCGGTTGGGAATCAGTACTAAGCATCCAACAAACCTCAGATGGAGGATATATATTTGCCGGTTATAGCGGCTCTGCAAATGGTGATGTCGCATCAGTTTATGCGGGTACTAATTTTTGGGTAGTAAAGCTGGATGCTGCAGGAACTATTCTGTGGCAGAAAACATTTGGCGGCAACGGGCAAGACTATGCATGGAGTATACAGCAAACTACAGATGGCGGATACATTGTTGCCGGGGAAACCAATTCTACTGATGGTGATATTACTTCAAATGTCGTAAATTACGATGGCTGGATTGTAAAATTGAATGCAAACGGAATTATGCAATGGCAGAGAACCTTGGGAGGAGACAATGCTGATAGTATTTATTGCATTCGACAAACCTCTGATGGTGGGTTTATCCTTGTAGGGAATAGTTATGGCAATATCTACATCCATAAATTAAATGCAAACGGCATTCCTCAATGGTATGAAATTGCTGGAGGTACAGGCGCTGATATCCCCTATGACATACAACAAACTGTTGATGGTGGTTATATTGTTGCAGGTGTCACTTCTTCTACTGACGGAGATGTGACGGAAAATCATGGTGGTTATGATTATTGGATTGTAAAATTTGACGCATCAGGAGGAATACTGTGGCAAAAAACACTGGGTGGTTCAGGTGATGACAGGGCCTTTGCTATCCAAAAAATTTCTGATGGGGGCTATATTATCGCAGGAATGAGCAATTCTACAAATGGAGATATAACAGAATATCATGGCGATTATGATTATTGGATCGTTAAATTAACATCCGAACAATTAGCAACTAATGACTTCCAACAAGAAAATTCATTTATAATTTATCACAACCCAATTTCAAATTTAGCAACGATCTCCTTGTCCCTTTCACAACCGGAAAATGTTTCCATCCATCTTTTTGATTTAAATGGAAGATTCATAAAAAGTTTATTTGATGGTGATTTGGATTTTGGCAAAAAATCCATCGACATGAATACCAGTCATTTAACAAGTGGGATATATTTAATTCAAATAAAGATAGGCAGACATTATAAAACTCAAAAATTGATAGTCAGATAA